One genomic window of Terriglobales bacterium includes the following:
- a CDS encoding NADH-quinone oxidoreductase subunit M has protein sequence MQNHILSIILFTPLVGAFLLLLVPSANKTAIRWIANLFALAGFLVSLPLVPWFWAQRFEPGWKFVEGAPNNWIPSIGAGFYLGIDGISFLLIMLTTLLGWISIFSSWTAIEERVKEYYVWFLILQTGMLGVFMALDFFLFFVFWEAMLVPMYLLIGIWGGPRKLYAAIKFFLYTLLGSVLMLLAILFLYFNHHTITGVYTFSIPELYKTAPQIPFHFAIWLFLAFFVGFAIKVPMFPFHTWLPDAHVEAPTAGSVILAGVLLKMGTYGFIRFSLPFFPSVVTHPKVRAWMIGLSIVGIIYGALVSLMQKDMKKLVAYSSVSHLGFCTLGIFALNPLGLSGSVLQQINHGISTGALFLIVGILYERRHTREISEYGGISNVMPVYAAITMIMFLSSMGLPLLNGFIGEFTILQGAFTENRAWAAWSVLGVILAAAYLLWLYQRVFFGQVTNPKNEKLRDLTPRELFYFAPLVLAAFWIGLYPKPFFQILEQPVNQLVQTVRPGYPGTAPVQAKAAESRNTPMPPALNAPAVTAPAVPPAVPAAARRGKPTQARMSSPATDDTQTAAEVEGNR, from the coding sequence ATGCAAAATCACATTCTTTCGATCATCTTGTTTACCCCGCTGGTGGGCGCGTTTCTCCTGTTACTGGTTCCCAGCGCGAACAAGACCGCCATTCGCTGGATCGCAAACCTCTTTGCTCTGGCTGGATTCCTGGTTTCGCTGCCGCTGGTGCCCTGGTTCTGGGCACAGCGATTCGAGCCGGGATGGAAGTTCGTAGAGGGCGCGCCCAACAACTGGATACCATCCATCGGTGCCGGATTTTACCTGGGTATTGACGGCATTTCCTTCCTGCTGATCATGCTCACGACATTATTGGGATGGATATCAATTTTCTCTTCGTGGACGGCGATCGAGGAGCGCGTCAAAGAATATTACGTCTGGTTTCTAATATTGCAGACCGGCATGCTGGGTGTCTTTATGGCGCTCGACTTCTTCCTGTTCTTCGTCTTCTGGGAAGCCATGCTGGTACCGATGTACCTGCTGATTGGTATCTGGGGCGGGCCGCGCAAACTCTACGCCGCCATCAAGTTCTTCTTGTACACGCTGCTCGGTTCGGTCCTGATGCTGCTGGCAATTCTGTTCCTATATTTTAACCACCACACCATCACCGGCGTGTACACCTTCAGCATTCCCGAGCTCTATAAAACCGCGCCGCAGATTCCGTTCCATTTCGCAATCTGGCTTTTCCTGGCATTCTTTGTGGGCTTTGCCATCAAGGTGCCGATGTTCCCCTTCCACACATGGCTTCCAGATGCGCACGTGGAGGCGCCTACAGCAGGCTCGGTGATCCTGGCGGGAGTACTGCTGAAAATGGGGACGTACGGCTTTATCCGGTTTTCACTACCGTTCTTTCCCAGTGTTGTGACTCATCCTAAGGTGCGCGCCTGGATGATCGGGCTCTCGATCGTCGGCATCATCTATGGCGCGCTGGTTTCGCTGATGCAGAAGGACATGAAGAAACTGGTGGCATATTCGTCAGTCAGCCACCTGGGATTTTGCACTTTGGGAATTTTCGCGCTGAATCCGCTGGGTCTGAGCGGCTCAGTGCTGCAGCAGATCAACCACGGCATTTCGACGGGAGCGCTCTTCTTGATCGTTGGCATTCTGTACGAGCGGCGTCATACCCGAGAGATTTCCGAGTACGGTGGGATTTCAAACGTAATGCCGGTCTACGCTGCCATCACTATGATCATGTTTCTCTCCTCCATGGGCCTGCCGCTGCTGAACGGGTTTATCGGCGAGTTCACAATTCTGCAGGGTGCGTTTACGGAAAATCGTGCCTGGGCAGCATGGTCGGTTCTGGGAGTGATTCTGGCCGCGGCGTATTTACTGTGGCTTTACCAGCGAGTCTTCTTTGGACAGGTCACCAACCCAAAAAATGAAAAGCTGCGCGACCTGACTCCACGTGAGCTCTTCTATTTCGCGCCGCTGGTACTGGCCGCGTTCTGGATTGGCCTTTATCCCAAGCCGTTCTTTCAGATTCTTGAACAACCAGTGAATCAACTGGTGCAGACAGTGCGGCCAGGATATCCGGGGACCGCTCCGGTGCAGGCGAAGGCGGCGGAATCTCGCAATACTCCCATGCCTCCGGCTCTAAACGCTCCTGCCGTGACTGCTCCCGCTGTGCCGCCGGCTGTCCCGGCCGCAGCGCGGCGAGGAAAGCCAACCCAGGCGCGGATGAGTTCTCCGGCGACGGATGACACCCAAACTGCAGCTGAAGTAGAAGGGAATCGCTAG
- the nuoK gene encoding NADH-quinone oxidoreductase subunit NuoK yields the protein MVPITTLHYLITAAALFVLGTIGVLTRRNVVIVLMSIELILNAVNLNLVAFSRLYGLHGQVFAIFVITDAAAEAAVGLGILIAFFRNKETVNVDQVNLLKW from the coding sequence ATGGTACCGATCACAACATTGCACTACTTGATCACCGCTGCAGCGCTCTTCGTGCTGGGCACGATTGGTGTGCTCACGCGGCGCAACGTGGTGATCGTGTTGATGTCCATTGAGCTGATCTTGAATGCGGTAAACCTGAACCTGGTGGCATTCTCCCGGTTGTATGGTCTGCACGGGCAGGTGTTTGCAATTTTCGTAATTACTGACGCCGCGGCAGAGGCGGCGGTCGGCCTGGGCATTTTGATTGCTTTCTTCCGCAACAAAGAAACGGTAAATGTGGACCAGGTGAATTTGCTCAAGTGGTAG
- the nuoL gene encoding NADH-quinone oxidoreductase subunit L: MFFLEHIWIIPLVPALGAALMFFFGWKLPKPVVSTICVGAVVIAFLLACGAVWQYTSFAQNHNGAPFEKVMYTWLGSDTGHLTYAMRDGRPAEFKAEAGFLLDQLSSIWLLFVTGVGMLIHIYSVGYMTHEGGYYRFFGYLNLFMFSMLTLILGNNYAVLFVGWEGVGLCSYLLIGFFFHRHSASTAANKAFIVNRIGDAGFLLGMFTIAWYFGSVRFTTVTALARSGQFAIGDGVITAATLLLFVGACGKSAQLPLYVWLPDAMEGPTPVSALIHAATMVTAGVYMVARSNALFVLAPESMKVVAIVGALTAVFAASIGLVQNDIKRVLAYSTVSQLGYMFLALGVGAFAAGVFHVFTHAFFKALLFLGAGSVIHAMSGEQDMRNMGDLHKRIPVTHWTMFIATLAIAGIFPFAGFFSKDEILWQAWTRDKNAYHLLWVIGWFTAAMTAFYMFRLMFLTFHGRPRMEHEVEHHIHESPRSMTVPLMILAFFSLFAGFLGWPHSLGGSDRFAEFLKPVFSPTARVMTAEGESAQVTAGLKEEEHTSGAEYLLMFLSLGVAAGGWALAWKAYRQADRGYGEPIANAAPPIYQVLYNKYFVDEGYDYLFTGRRKLGGVRLGVMGLGEASSEFDKYVIDGTVNGAGWTTRAFAILSTLWDKYVIDGVLVNGPAILSRMLSYPARLVQWGLVQWYAFVMVIGLVGFIAWYTVR, encoded by the coding sequence ATGTTCTTTCTGGAACACATCTGGATCATTCCGCTGGTGCCGGCGCTCGGCGCCGCGCTGATGTTTTTCTTCGGCTGGAAACTGCCCAAGCCAGTGGTCAGCACTATCTGCGTGGGCGCGGTAGTGATCGCGTTCCTTCTGGCTTGCGGTGCCGTCTGGCAATACACCAGCTTTGCGCAGAACCACAACGGTGCTCCCTTCGAAAAAGTGATGTACACCTGGCTGGGCAGCGACACCGGCCACCTCACGTACGCGATGCGCGACGGCCGCCCGGCCGAGTTTAAGGCCGAAGCTGGATTCCTGCTCGACCAGCTCTCTTCTATTTGGCTGCTGTTTGTGACCGGCGTTGGAATGCTGATCCATATTTATTCGGTCGGCTACATGACGCATGAAGGCGGCTATTATCGCTTCTTCGGCTACCTGAATCTATTCATGTTCTCCATGCTCACTCTCATTCTGGGGAACAACTACGCCGTCCTGTTCGTTGGCTGGGAAGGTGTGGGTCTCTGCTCTTACTTGCTGATTGGATTTTTCTTTCACCGCCATTCCGCCAGCACAGCCGCCAACAAAGCCTTTATCGTTAACCGCATCGGCGACGCCGGCTTCCTTCTCGGCATGTTCACCATCGCCTGGTATTTCGGCTCGGTGCGATTCACCACCGTGACAGCCCTTGCCCGCAGCGGCCAGTTTGCGATCGGCGATGGCGTGATCACCGCCGCTACGCTTTTGCTTTTCGTGGGCGCCTGCGGCAAGTCGGCACAGCTGCCGCTTTATGTCTGGTTGCCGGATGCCATGGAAGGGCCAACGCCGGTCTCCGCGCTGATCCACGCCGCCACCATGGTGACCGCAGGCGTGTACATGGTGGCGCGCTCGAATGCGCTATTTGTTCTGGCGCCGGAGTCGATGAAAGTCGTGGCCATCGTCGGCGCGCTGACCGCGGTTTTCGCCGCCTCCATAGGCTTGGTGCAGAACGACATCAAGCGCGTGCTGGCTTATTCCACGGTGTCGCAGCTGGGATACATGTTCCTGGCGCTCGGCGTGGGCGCATTCGCGGCCGGCGTGTTCCACGTATTTACCCACGCCTTCTTCAAGGCGTTGTTATTCCTGGGCGCCGGCTCGGTGATACACGCCATGAGTGGCGAGCAGGACATGCGCAACATGGGCGATCTGCATAAGCGCATTCCGGTCACACACTGGACAATGTTCATTGCCACGCTGGCAATTGCCGGCATCTTCCCGTTTGCCGGCTTCTTCTCGAAAGACGAGATCCTGTGGCAGGCGTGGACGCGTGATAAGAACGCTTACCACCTCTTGTGGGTCATTGGCTGGTTTACCGCGGCTATGACAGCGTTCTACATGTTCCGGCTGATGTTCCTGACCTTCCATGGCCGTCCGCGCATGGAGCACGAGGTCGAGCACCACATCCACGAGTCGCCGCGATCAATGACTGTGCCGCTGATGATCCTGGCGTTCTTCTCGCTATTTGCGGGATTCCTGGGATGGCCGCACAGCTTGGGCGGCTCAGACCGGTTTGCCGAGTTTCTGAAGCCGGTGTTTTCGCCGACAGCGCGAGTCATGACCGCCGAAGGCGAAAGCGCTCAGGTGACCGCCGGATTAAAAGAAGAAGAGCACACCAGCGGCGCTGAGTATCTTCTGATGTTTTTGTCGTTGGGAGTGGCCGCTGGTGGCTGGGCTCTGGCGTGGAAGGCTTATCGCCAGGCGGACCGCGGTTACGGCGAGCCGATTGCGAATGCCGCGCCGCCGATATATCAGGTCCTCTACAACAAGTATTTCGTGGATGAGGGCTACGACTATCTATTTACCGGCCGCCGCAAACTTGGGGGCGTGCGGTTAGGCGTCATGGGTTTGGGCGAGGCTTCGTCAGAATTCGACAAATACGTGATTGACGGCACGGTGAATGGCGCGGGATGGACGACACGCGCTTTCGCAATTCTCTCGACCCTTTGGGATAAGTATGTCATCGATGGTGTTTTGGTAAACGGCCCGGCGATTCTCTCGCGCATGCTTTCGTATCCCGCGCGCCTCGTGCAGTGGGGCTTGGTGCAGTGGTACGCGTTCGTGATGGTAATTGGACTGGTGGGATTTATCGCGTGGTACACGGTCAGATAG
- a CDS encoding NADH-quinone oxidoreductase subunit J, which yields MTPVATTFFFYFLSGLAIISGILVITRKNPVHSALALIFTLLALAGLYLMLYAPFVAGVQVILYAGGIMVLFLFVIMLVSIEKSQREAQFNKQWLVGIVATTALGVLFVFAFTRSQSVFPDRMMELPEQLNTQQVAVWLYGNYMLPFEIASLLLLVAIIGAVVMAKKRI from the coding sequence ATGACGCCGGTGGCCACTACTTTCTTTTTTTATTTTCTTTCCGGCCTGGCGATCATCAGCGGGATTCTGGTGATTACGCGCAAGAATCCGGTGCACTCCGCCCTGGCGCTGATTTTTACCTTGCTGGCGCTGGCGGGACTCTACCTGATGCTTTATGCCCCCTTTGTTGCTGGCGTGCAGGTGATCCTTTATGCCGGCGGCATTATGGTGCTGTTCCTGTTCGTGATCATGCTGGTCAGCATCGAGAAATCGCAACGAGAGGCGCAATTTAATAAGCAGTGGCTGGTGGGAATTGTGGCGACTACCGCGCTGGGGGTGTTGTTTGTGTTTGCCTTCACTCGTAGCCAGTCGGTTTTTCCGGACCGCATGATGGAGCTGCCGGAACAATTGAATACACAGCAAGTTGCGGTATGGCTGTACGGCAATTACATGCTGCCGTTTGAGATTGCATCGCTGCTGCTGCTGGTGGCAATTATCGGCGCGGTGGTGATGGCCAAAAAGAGAATCTGA
- a CDS encoding complex I subunit 1 family protein → MLEYITSYLNSNVTPGQAGNYIWALIYILLIFLGISVAVIAMNWLERKVLAHMQVRLGPMRVGPHGLLQPIADALKLLIKEDIMPDQADKIVFWLAPVTVVITAFTVFIVIPFGPTHAVTDMNIGVLFMLGVSSLGVLGIIMAGWASNSHYPLMGSLRSSAQMVSYEIAMGLAVVSAILMTSFNGWGLYNAGTSANGVGTLSMIGIVQAQQAQGAWFVFKFFPLGLIALFVFAVAMVAETNRAPFDLPEAESELVAGFHTEYSGFRWSLFFLAEYAAMIAVSSIAVTLWLGGWLRPFSSWHGPQVTIPGFWEQPKPLGGALDLAFSLVPALTFFALALFAFIGTKRMPKHPLFKIQTAGLAAFGALLGAIGLLLLAPPVRDRVQDIYWFVAKVSVFMYLYIWYRGTFPRYRFDQLMKLGWKVMLPLGLGVLVLTAIVGVLA, encoded by the coding sequence TCTGTTGCCGTCATCGCCATGAACTGGCTGGAGCGCAAGGTGCTGGCGCACATGCAAGTGCGCCTCGGTCCCATGCGGGTGGGCCCCCATGGATTGTTGCAGCCGATCGCTGACGCGTTGAAGCTCCTTATTAAAGAAGACATCATGCCCGACCAGGCCGACAAGATTGTGTTCTGGCTGGCGCCGGTGACGGTGGTGATCACCGCGTTCACCGTCTTTATTGTGATCCCCTTCGGGCCGACGCACGCCGTCACGGACATGAACATCGGCGTGCTGTTCATGCTGGGAGTGTCATCTCTCGGCGTGCTCGGGATCATCATGGCGGGCTGGGCGTCCAACTCGCATTACCCGCTGATGGGTTCGCTGCGTTCCAGTGCGCAAATGGTTTCCTACGAAATTGCCATGGGACTAGCCGTGGTATCGGCGATCCTGATGACCTCGTTCAACGGCTGGGGACTGTATAACGCTGGCACCAGTGCGAATGGCGTAGGCACGTTGAGCATGATCGGAATTGTGCAGGCGCAGCAGGCCCAAGGCGCATGGTTCGTCTTTAAGTTTTTTCCCTTGGGGCTGATCGCCCTCTTCGTCTTTGCGGTGGCGATGGTTGCGGAGACGAACCGTGCTCCGTTTGACCTGCCCGAGGCCGAGTCTGAGCTGGTCGCCGGATTCCACACCGAGTACAGTGGTTTCCGCTGGTCGCTCTTCTTTCTTGCGGAGTACGCGGCCATGATTGCGGTCTCATCAATTGCGGTCACACTATGGCTGGGAGGATGGTTGAGGCCGTTCTCTAGTTGGCACGGGCCGCAGGTGACGATCCCGGGATTTTGGGAGCAGCCCAAACCGCTCGGCGGCGCATTGGATCTCGCATTTTCGCTAGTGCCGGCGCTTACATTTTTTGCCCTTGCTCTGTTCGCATTTATCGGTACCAAGCGCATGCCCAAACACCCGCTGTTCAAAATCCAGACAGCAGGCCTGGCTGCCTTTGGCGCGCTGCTGGGCGCGATCGGACTGTTGCTGCTGGCCCCGCCGGTGCGCGATCGCGTTCAGGATATTTACTGGTTTGTCGCCAAGGTGTCCGTCTTCATGTACCTCTATATCTGGTATCGCGGCACTTTTCCTCGCTATCGCTTTGACCAGCTCATGAAGCTGGGGTGGAAGGTCATGCTGCCTCTCGGGTTGGGCGTGCTGGTCCTGACCGCCATTGTGGGGGTGCTGGCATGA